ATTGCGCCCCACGCGCCCGCCCGCATCCACCACGCCGGGGCCCGAGGCCTGCGGCAGCGGCGACAGCTGCACCACCCGGCGCCCGGCCACCGCCCGCGTCCAGGCGGCATCGTCAAGGTAAAGCAGCTCCGGCGGCGTGGGCTTGTAGATCGAATCCATCCGCCCCTTTTCCGTCAGGGCGATGCGGCGGGTTTCATATTGATCGGCAACACTGTCCCACCGCGCCAGGCGTGCGGCGGTGGAATGTTCGTCCAGCGTGATCGAGACACCGGGCAGGTAGTCGAACAGCACTTCCAGCCGGTCGTGGAAGAACGGCAACCAATGCTCGATGCCCTGGTGCTTGCGTCCCGCGCTGACGGCCTCGTACAGCGGATCGTCGGTGCCGGCGGCGCCGAATTCGATGCGATAGTTCTGGCGGAACCGGGTGATCGCCTGATCATCCAGGATGACCTCGGACACCGGAGCCAATTCGACCAGCTCCAGCTTCTCCGTGGTGCGCTGTGTCGCCGGATCGAAGCGGCGGGCGCCATCCAGCACGTCCCCGAAAAAATCCAGCCGCACCGGCCCACCGGGTCCGGGCGGGAAAATGTCGATGATGCCGCCGCGAATGGCGTAATCGCCCGGTTCGGTCACCGAATGGGATTGCGAGAACCCCATGCGCACCAGGAAATCGCGCAGCCCCGCCTCGTCCACCCGATCACCGACACGCGCGGAAAAGGCAGAGGTTTCCAGCACCTTGCGCGCCGGCACCCGTTGGGTCGCGGCGTTCAGCGTGGTCAACAGGACGAACCGGTCCGGCATCCCGTGCACCAGCGCCGCCAGTGTGGCCATGCGGGTGGCCGAGATCTCGGCATTGGGCGAGACGCGGTCATAGGGCAGGCAATCCCAGCCCGGAAAACTGAACACCGGCATCCCCGGATCGAAGAAGCGCAGCGCCTCCGCCATGGCGGCCATCCGCTTGTCATCGCGGGCCACGTGCACGACCGATCCGCCGTGGCGGCGGGCCTCCGACAGGATCAGGGCGGCGTCGAACCCTTCGGGCGCCCCGCCAAGGGTGATATGGGCGGGATCCGTTGCCATCGCGCCTTTCCTTTGTGTCTAGCCGAGAACCCCGAGCGTGGCGTTCTGGTACATGCCCCACATCGCCGTGATGAGTATGGCAAGCACGCCGATCCCCTGCACGGCCATCCTGTGCCGGTGGAGACGCTTGTATAACGTTTCGGGATCCGGATCTTCCAGCCGGATCTGCCGGGCCGTGCGCACCGACATCAGCGCAACCAGGCTGAGCGGCAGCATCAGCAGGAACAGCGCCTGGGCGAATTCGACATCGTAGAAGAACCCAAGCGCCACCAGCATGGTCAGCACGAAACTGCCCAGCCCCACCATGATCAGCCCCGAGACTTCGGCCGCGTAGAGAAGACGCGTCACGTTGATCCGCACCAGGTCGATCAAATCGTCCTCGAACCGGCCGCGATGGCGGCGCGCGCGCAGCACCAGGTCATAGGGCACGCCCAGCACCCAGTGGCTGGCCGAGGACCAGACAACCGCAAGCGCAATCCAGAACCAGAGATTCGAAAACGATCTGAGGTCGATCAGCTCGAAGATACTCGTCGAAATGTTCACCCGCCTGCCTTTCGTGCCCCCATGTTGCGCGTTCGTTCGCGCCGGGATCGGACCCCGTCGCCGCGCCGGAACCGGATGGCCCGTTGCGTCCCGGTAAGGAGACGCGCTATTCCATGCCACCACCGCCCCGCCGGATCAAGCACAGGATCACCGATGCAGCCGCTTCATGCCCCCTTTCCCGCCACCCGTTTCCGCAGAACCCGCGCCAGCGGCGCGCTCCGCGACCTGGTTCAGGAGAACCGCTTGTCGGTCTCGGACCTGATCTGGCCCGTCTTCGTCTGTGAGGGCGAGGACCACGAGGAACCCGTACCCTCCATGCCCGGCGTGGTGCGCCGTTCGGTCGATCGCGTGGTTCTGGCCGCGCAGGAGGCCCACGTTCTGGGCATCCCGGCGATCTGCCTGTTTCCCTATACGCCAATGGAGAAACGCACATCCGATTGCGCGGAGGCCTGGTCCCCCGACAATTTGTCCAACCGTGCCACCCGCGCGATCAAGGCCGCCTGCCCCGACCTGCTGGTCATGACAGATGTGGCGCTGGACCCCTACAACATCGATGGGCACGACGGTTTCGTCGTGGACGGCGAGATCGTGAACGACGCCACGGTGGAGGCGCTGGTGAAACAGGCGCTCAGCCAGGCCGAGGCGGGCGCCGACATCATCGGTCCCTCGGACATGATGGATGGCCGCATCGGCGCGATGCGCAGCGCGCTGGAAGCCGCCGACCACCAAAACGTGTCGATCCTGAGCTACTCGGCCAAGTATGCCTCGGCCTTCTACGGGCCGTTCCGCGACGCGGTCGGGGCCTCGGGCGCGCTGAAGGGCGACAAGAAGACCTACCAGATGAACCCCGGGAACACCGACGAGGCCCTGCGCCTGGTCGCCCGCGACCTGACCGAGGGCGCGGACATGGTGATGATCAAGCCGGGAATGCCCTACCTGGACATGTGCCGGCGGATAAAGGATGCCTTCGGCGTGCCGACCTTTGCCTATCAGGTGTCGGGCGAATACGCGATGATCCAGGCGGCGGCGCAAAATGGCTGGATCGACGGGGAAAAGGCCATGGTGGAAAGCCTGCTGGGCTTTCGTCGGGCCGGATGCGACGGGGTGCTGACCTACTTTGCCCCCGCCGTGGCGCGCCTGCTGTCGGATTGACCGCACCGGACCGGAGGGGTGTGATCACGCCGCGGTCGGTTCCCGCCGCCGCGACCGGCCGGATCCTGCCCCCTGCCGGCGCGCACGGCGTTATCCGGTGACAGGATCTGCGCGCAGGACTATACTGCGCCCTGCGCGGGGCTCCCCCGCGCCACGCAGACATGGGCCGGCAATCCGGGCGCAACCCGGACAAGGCCCGACAGAACAAGGTCCGAGCAGGACAGAACAACGAAACGCCACCGGCCTGACCGGGGCAGTGACAG
This genomic window from Pseudooceanicola aestuarii contains:
- a CDS encoding component of SufBCD complex, which codes for MNISTSIFELIDLRSFSNLWFWIALAVVWSSASHWVLGVPYDLVLRARRHRGRFEDDLIDLVRINVTRLLYAAEVSGLIMVGLGSFVLTMLVALGFFYDVEFAQALFLLMLPLSLVALMSVRTARQIRLEDPDPETLYKRLHRHRMAVQGIGVLAILITAMWGMYQNATLGVLG
- the hemB gene encoding porphobilinogen synthase; the protein is MQPLHAPFPATRFRRTRASGALRDLVQENRLSVSDLIWPVFVCEGEDHEEPVPSMPGVVRRSVDRVVLAAQEAHVLGIPAICLFPYTPMEKRTSDCAEAWSPDNLSNRATRAIKAACPDLLVMTDVALDPYNIDGHDGFVVDGEIVNDATVEALVKQALSQAEAGADIIGPSDMMDGRIGAMRSALEAADHQNVSILSYSAKYASAFYGPFRDAVGASGALKGDKKTYQMNPGNTDEALRLVARDLTEGADMVMIKPGMPYLDMCRRIKDAFGVPTFAYQVSGEYAMIQAAAQNGWIDGEKAMVESLLGFRRAGCDGVLTYFAPAVARLLSD